TCGTGCGGCCGTTCGCCGGGGAGGGTGTCCGGGTGACCATCGGCGAGACCGAGGCGAACGACATCTTCCTGAAGGTGACGGAGGGGTTCCGCCAGGAGCTCTGAGCCCGGACGGGTCTGCTCCTCGGCCGCGACGTGATCCGCCGGACAGGCGCTAGTCCTCCAGGAGTTCCACGCGTACGGGGTCACCGTCGCGCACGGTGGCCAGCCGGCGCGGGTCGCCGTCGAGGCGGCCGAGGAGGTTGCACGGGCTCGCGAGGCGGCATTCGTCGCCCCGCGAGACCGGCGTGGGCCCGTAGGGGAGCGCGAGGGCGTCGCCGTCCGTCCAGAAGGCCACGGTGCCCGGCTCCACGACCTGGCGGGCGCCGTCCTCGCGGGCGGCACAGACGCCGGTGTCGAAGTAGACCTCCTCGCCCCAGGTGCGGGCGGTGGAGACGAGCGGCAGTGCCCGGGCGAGGGACCGGACGGTCGGGGTGTCGTCGAGGGTCGCGGTGAGGTTTCCCGCGGGCCAGGAGATCCGTATCTGCATGGAGCGGATTCAACAAGATGTTGAAGTTCTTGCCAAGGGGCCCGCGGGAGCGATCGCCCTCTCGGCGCCCCTTCGCGCCGGGGGCAACCGGTCCACGGTGCCAGGGACCAGCCGGTCCACAGTGAGGGACCCCCCGCCTCTCCACCCTCGAACGGGCATGCGTCATAATTGCTTGTGAATGTGAACGCGTTCACAAACGTGTCCCGGTTGCTCCCGTGATGTGTGTGTTCAACGGGGCAAACTGCCGCTGTGACCACGGCGACGTAAGGAGACTGACGACGTGGAATTGGCTTTGGCGCCGGAGACTCTGGCGCGATGGCAGTTCGGCATCACCACCGTCTACCACTTCCTCTTCGTCCCCCTGACGATCTCTCTCGCCGCGCTCACCGCCGGCCTGCAGACCGCCTGGGTGCGCACGGAGAACGAGAAGTACCTCAGAGCCACCAAGTTCTGGGGCAAGCTCTTCCTGATCAACATCGCCATGGGTGTCGTCACGGGCATCGTGCAGGAGTTCCAGTTCGGCATGAACTGGTCCGACTACTCGCGCTTCGTCGGTGACATCTTCGGCGCACCGCTCGCCTTCGAGGCCCTCATCGCCTTCTTCTTCGAGTCCACCTTCATCGGGCTGTGGATCTTCGGCTGGGACAAGCTGCCGAAGAAGATCCACCTCGCCTGCATCTGGATGGTCTCGATCGGCACGATCCTGTCGGCGTACTTCATCCTCGCGGCCAACTCGTGGATGCAGCACCCCGTCGGCTACCGGATCAACAAGGTCAAGGGCCGCGCCGAACTCACCGACTTCTGGCACGTCCTGACCCAGAACACCGCGCTCACTCAGGTCTTCCACACGCTCTCGGCCGCCTTCCTCACGGGCGGGGCCTTCATGGTGGGCATCGCGGCCTTCCATCTGACCCGCAAGAAGCACATCCCCGTGATGAAGACCTCGCTGCGGCTCGGTCTGGTCACCGTCATCATCGGCGGAATGCTCACCGCGATCAGCGGTGACACCCTCGGCAAGGTCATGTTCAAGCAGCAGCCGATGAAGATGGCCGCCGCCGAGGCCCTGTGGGACGGCGAGGCGCCCGCGCCTTTCTCGGTCTTCGCCTACGGCGACGTCGACAAGGGGCACAACAAGGTCGCCATAGAGATCCCG
Above is a genomic segment from Streptomyces sp. R21 containing:
- a CDS encoding cyclophilin-like fold protein, encoding MQIRISWPAGNLTATLDDTPTVRSLARALPLVSTARTWGEEVYFDTGVCAAREDGARQVVEPGTVAFWTDGDALALPYGPTPVSRGDECRLASPCNLLGRLDGDPRRLATVRDGDPVRVELLED
- a CDS encoding cytochrome ubiquinol oxidase subunit I produces the protein MELALAPETLARWQFGITTVYHFLFVPLTISLAALTAGLQTAWVRTENEKYLRATKFWGKLFLINIAMGVVTGIVQEFQFGMNWSDYSRFVGDIFGAPLAFEALIAFFFESTFIGLWIFGWDKLPKKIHLACIWMVSIGTILSAYFILAANSWMQHPVGYRINKVKGRAELTDFWHVLTQNTALTQVFHTLSAAFLTGGAFMVGIAAFHLTRKKHIPVMKTSLRLGLVTVIIGGMLTAISGDTLGKVMFKQQPMKMAAAEALWDGEAPAPFSVFAYGDVDKGHNKVAIEIPGLLSFLANDDFSSYVPGINNVNKSEQQRFGPGDYRPNIPVAYWGFRWMIGFGMTSFALGLAGLWLTRKKFMLPQHLRVGDDEVPHLVLFKKKALGPTLTKWYWRLAILTLGFPLIANSWGWIFTEMGRQPWVVYGVLQTRDAVSPGVSQGEVLTSMLVFTALYAILAVVEVKLLVKYVKAGPPELTEADLNPPTKIGGDTRDADKPMAFSY